A single window of Candidatus Dadabacteria bacterium DNA harbors:
- a CDS encoding cytochrome c, with product MKVCVAVAFAVALSISSAHSLPWSWDMWSQDSIQPYEEPVLFPRNSISTDGSKMRPEDRNKVEQIKKGPIPGDDESVARGAKVYKEQCAVCHGPGGLGDGIIIKKGLGFYPVNLTTPAVAQRTDGYIYAYIRYGGKVMMPSYGENISKQDAWHVVNYVRKLQNPGSVKESQ from the coding sequence TTGAAAGTATGTGTCGCCGTCGCTTTTGCGGTTGCGCTTTCCATTTCCTCTGCCCACTCGCTTCCGTGGTCGTGGGACATGTGGTCTCAGGACTCGATTCAGCCCTACGAAGAGCCCGTGCTTTTTCCGCGCAACTCGATTTCCACCGACGGCAGCAAAATGAGGCCTGAAGACAGAAACAAAGTCGAGCAGATAAAAAAAGGACCGATTCCCGGAGATGACGAGTCGGTTGCCAGAGGAGCCAAGGTTTACAAAGAGCAGTGCGCCGTGTGCCACGGCCCCGGGGGTTTGGGAGACGGAATTATAATAAAAAAAGGACTCGGTTTTTACCCGGTTAACCTTACCACGCCTGCTGTGGCGCAGAGAACCGACGGTTATATCTACGCCTATATACGCTACGGAGGCAAGGTTATGATGCCCTCTTACGGCGAGAACATATCGAAGCAGGACGCATGGCACGTGGTCAATTACGTGAGAAAGCTTCAGAACCCGGGTTCTGTCAAGGAGAGTCAGTGA
- a CDS encoding DUF3341 domain-containing protein translates to MSQGVVGIYSYQDSVLEAIGKLKEAGYRNMRVFSPFPDHEIEAAVDLPESPVRFFTLFGGLLGATCGIGFTVLTSSAWPIAVSAKPIVSILPYMVIVFELTVLFGALSTFLGLIVNSLIRQRTPVRLYDERFSDDKFGVAVVCEKENIDAVEAILNSTGAEEIKFDEA, encoded by the coding sequence TATCAGGATTCGGTTCTTGAAGCCATTGGCAAGCTCAAGGAAGCGGGTTACCGCAACATGAGAGTGTTCTCCCCGTTTCCGGACCACGAAATTGAGGCGGCGGTTGATCTGCCTGAGAGTCCTGTGCGGTTTTTTACTCTCTTCGGAGGTCTGCTGGGGGCGACCTGCGGGATCGGTTTTACGGTTCTTACTTCAAGCGCCTGGCCGATAGCGGTGAGCGCCAAGCCTATAGTCTCAATACTTCCCTACATGGTTATCGTTTTTGAGCTTACGGTGCTTTTCGGCGCCCTTTCAACCTTTCTGGGGCTGATAGTGAATTCCCTTATAAGACAGAGAACCCCGGTCAGGCTCTATGACGAGCGTTTTTCGGATGACAAGTTCGGTGTTGCCGTTGTGTGCGAGAAGGAAAATATAGACGCGGTTGAAGCGATATTAAATTCTACGGGAGCTGAAGAAATCAAGTTTGATGAAGCATAA